GAAAGAGCGGCGGCGGCGCGGCCTTCACTCCGTCGAGATCTCCGCCGGCGCTTCCGAATGGAGCGCCGCCTCCATCGTGTGCCAGGGAAGGCTCGCGCACTTGACGCGCACCGGGAACTCGCGAACGCCGGAGAACGCGGCGAGCTTGCCGAGCTCCTCGATGTCGCCGTCCCCTTCCTGCGTGACCATGCGGTGGAACTTCCGGAACGTCGTCTCGGCTTCCTCGACGGTCTTCCCCTTGACCTCCGACGTCATCATCGAGGCGGAGGCCTTCGAGATCGCGCAGCCGGAGCCCTCGAACTTGATGTCCCGGATCCTGTCGTCTTCGAGGTCGAGATAGACGGTCAGCCGGTCGCCGCAGAGCGGGTTGTGCCCCTCGGCCTTCCGGTTGGCGCCCTCGAGCTTCCCGAAGTTCCGCGGCTTCCTGTTGTGGTCGAGGATGACCTCCTGGTAGAGGTCGCGCAGATCTCCATCGGGCTTCACCGTCACCCCAGGAGCTCCTTCACCTTGCCGATCCCCTCGACGAGCGCGTCGACCTCCGCCTTCGTGTTGTAGAGCGCGAAGGAGGCCCGGACGGTCGCGGGGATGCCGAAGCGCTCCATGACCGGCTGCGCGCAGTGGTGGCCCGTGCGAACGGCGATCCCTTCCTGGTCGAGGATCGTGCCGACATCGTGCGGATGGACGTCGCCGAGGACGAACGAAAGAACGCTCGCCTTCTCCCGCGCGGTCCCGATGATCCGGAGATCGGGGATCCCGGAGAGCGCGGTGGTCGCGTAGTCGAGGAGCTCCTTCTCATGCTCCGCGATCGCGTCCATGCCGAGCTTCTCGATATACGCGATCGCCGCGCCGAGGCCGATCGCGCCCGCGATGTTCGGCGTCCCGGCCTCGAACTTGAACGGCACGTCGTTCCACGTCGTCTTCGCAAACGTCACCGACCGGATCATGTCGCCGCCCCCCTGGTACGGGGGCATCGACTCGAGGTGTTCGCGCTTGCCGTAGAGGGCGCCGATGCCGGTCGGCCCGTAGAGCTTGTGGCCCGTCACGACGTAGAAGTCGCAGTCGAGCGACTCGAGGTCGACCTTCCGGTGATAGGCCGCCTGGGAGCCGTCGACGAGAACCGGCACGCCGCGCGCATGCGCCATCCGGACGATCCGCTCGACGGGCGGGATCGTTCCGAGCGCGTTGGACATGTGGGTCACCGCGACGAGGCGCGTCCGCGGGGAGAAGAGCTCCTCGTACGCGTCGAGGATCAGGTCTCCGCGGTCGTCGACGGGGATGACGCGGATCTTCGCGCCCTTCTCCTCGGCCAGGATCTGCCAGGGCACGATGTTCGAGTGGTGCTCGATCGCCGAGAGGATGATCTCGTCGCCGGCGGAGACGCGCTGCCGCCCGAACGTCTGGGCGACGAGGTTGATCGCCTCGGTCGAGTTGCGGGTGAAGACGATCGATCGGGCATCCGGCGCGCCGAGAAAACGCGCGAGCTTCACGCGCGCGTCCTCGTAGAGCTTCGTCGCACGCTCGGACAGGGCGTGCACGCCGCGATGGATGTTCGAGTTGTCGGTCTCGTAGTAATGGGTCGTCGCGTCGATCACGGCCCGCGGCTTTTGCGTCGTCGCGGCGTTGTCGAGATAGACGAGGGGCTTGCCGTGCACCTTCTGGTGGAGGATCGGGAACTCGAGGCGGATCTGCTCGACGTCGAAGCCGGCGGGGCGCGCGGCGGTCTCGACCACCGGCTCGTTTTCCTGGACCGCGTCGCGGGACTTCATTTTGCGATCTCGTCGGACTTCATTTTGCGATCTCGTCGATCGCCGGCGCCTGCGGGAGCCGCTCGTGGAGCGCTCGGTCGACCGCGGCGCGCACGTCGCCGGCGGGGACCCGGCGGACGAGGTCGCTCGCGAACGCGTACGTCAGGAGGCTCCGCGCCATTTCCGGCGAGAGGCCGCGCGAGCGGAGGTAGAAGAGCGCGTCGGCGTCGAGCTGGCCGGTCGTCGAGCCGTGCTTGCACTTGACGTCGTTGGCGCGGATCTCGAGCTGCGGCGTGCTGTTGACGAGCGCCTCGCGCGAGAGCAGCAGGTTCTTGTTCGACTGCTGGGCGTCGGTCTTCTGCGCGTCCGCGCGCACGATCACGCGCCCCGTGAAGGAGCCGCGCGAGCGGCCGTCGAGAATGCCGCGGTAGTTCTGGCGGCTCGTCCCGTGGGGGACGGCGTGGTCGACGACGGTCAGGAGGTCCGCCTTCTGCTCGCGGTCCGTCAGGAAGAGGCCGTTCAAGAGACAATCCGCCCCTTCCCCGGAGAGCCGCGCGTGGATCTCGTCCCGCGCGACCGCTCCCCCCATCGAGAAGAGGTGCGAAGTGAGCCGGCTC
This genomic window from Thermoanaerobaculia bacterium contains:
- a CDS encoding SUF system NifU family Fe-S cluster assembly protein; amino-acid sequence: MTVKPDGDLRDLYQEVILDHNRKPRNFGKLEGANRKAEGHNPLCGDRLTVYLDLEDDRIRDIKFEGSGCAISKASASMMTSEVKGKTVEEAETTFRKFHRMVTQEGDGDIEELGKLAAFSGVREFPVRVKCASLPWHTMEAALHSEAPAEISTE
- a CDS encoding cysteine desulfurase, which produces MKSRDAVQENEPVVETAARPAGFDVEQIRLEFPILHQKVHGKPLVYLDNAATTQKPRAVIDATTHYYETDNSNIHRGVHALSERATKLYEDARVKLARFLGAPDARSIVFTRNSTEAINLVAQTFGRQRVSAGDEIILSAIEHHSNIVPWQILAEEKGAKIRVIPVDDRGDLILDAYEELFSPRTRLVAVTHMSNALGTIPPVERIVRMAHARGVPVLVDGSQAAYHRKVDLESLDCDFYVVTGHKLYGPTGIGALYGKREHLESMPPYQGGGDMIRSVTFAKTTWNDVPFKFEAGTPNIAGAIGLGAAIAYIEKLGMDAIAEHEKELLDYATTALSGIPDLRIIGTAREKASVLSFVLGDVHPHDVGTILDQEGIAVRTGHHCAQPVMERFGIPATVRASFALYNTKAEVDALVEGIGKVKELLG